The sequence below is a genomic window from Lolium perenne isolate Kyuss_39 chromosome 4, Kyuss_2.0, whole genome shotgun sequence.
gcggatacccagcggaggaggaggaatcatcctcctcttcttcctcttcttcctctgcttcttcttcttcctcctcctcgtcggaggaggtggagttcgcccaggagtggaggtcgtcttcgctctcgctcttcagttccccttcgaggaggaactcgaggtcgtcctccccatcggtcagaggtaagtcaccatctgacccgacgagtgcttcgggtgggccatctggcacgtgatcaaagttccactcctgctcgctcgaggaggaagattggagagagaggcctgaggagatggaggaagaggaagacattgctacagggaaagagggttttttagatgccgatggccggaacagagcgaggggatgaagtggcgaaccgttcggcacagttaaataaagggggtgtagtggagattcaatgccacagcagtttccgaggagatggtgcccaacaaaaaaaaaattgccagatcacgcggagaagtggaagaggcaaggcatcatgatgaaggatattgcgacggttctgctctgccaagacatgacccgacgaagaaagagcggagtgattttggaattatcaattccaaaaccaggggggcatgtgttatcaccagaatttgaccgagtcagaggtgggccgcgatcaagatgggcttgaagaatatacatggaagaaatacatgaatcggccttatatgcaaagtttgggctagtttgcccgtgtatctgtaatatagtaggatacgtgtcggttagatagagtttggctcgtgcccggttgggattattcccacgttagaaagtctacggactataaatatgtatctagggtttatgaaataaacaacaatcacgttcaccacaaaccaatctaggcgcatcgccaactcccttgtctcgagggtttcttccaggtaagcgtcatgctgcctagatcgcatcttgcgatctaggcagtacgtgtttattcgctgttcatgcgttgctcgtgctgaagcctttttgatggcgagcaacgtagttatcttagacgtgttagggttagcattgttcatcatatcatatgctgtcgtcgtgcaacccttagacgtctagccgcccttacgcctatcctaggtgtaagggcggcaccccgcttgattattatttagtagatccgatccgttatgattgctccttgttcgtcaaggattagtttaatatctgcatagttaggccttacaaacgggttgaaggatccagtggcgcgtagggtgtagtttgctagccctagacaggatgttccggggatcaacctcgtgttggtttttaggccttgtctaggatcggtttacgatcaccgtgcgtggccgccaggctcaatcacgagtaggatgttccgattatgtggtgaaaaccctaaatcgtagtaggtcgttttagctttattttgatcaagcaggaccaccatatattcgtacaccccgtacggatcatgggtggatcggctcttcgagccgattcacaggacaacctgagagccgatcgaggctcgtatttaatgtttacgtgtatgccatgcaggaaactaagcgaggcacatccatcaccttcctgaccaggtataggtcaggtggcacgcccttgcaccagcatcggacgtgcgtgccgagtctttgcgggccatcgctcggagggaccagggccagccgcagtcctgggagcctcccggctctactgtgttgcccgtcgctgctcgccggtgggtttctgaccgcaacaaaagTCAAGTGGTCGTTTCTACAGcaaacactcaggatgaaaggtttttctccagagtggcgcgctctgataaataattttgtgtatggaggtagtgtcgcaatccgggttaatgatgacaccggtcactatttccaaacacgaaaagggttacgccaaggggatccgttatcaccgatgttgtttaacattgtagcggatattctggctatactcatagagcgggctaaggctgatggccagattgaaggagtgattccacatctagttgatggtggcttatctatacttcagtatgccgatgatacaattctatttatggatcatgatcttgaaaaaaCTCAAAACTTGAAATTAATCTTGGCGTTGAGCAATTgtcaggattgaaaatcaatttccataaaagtgaattgttctgtttcggtgatgcccaaaatgatatgGCTCTGTacacagagttgtttggttgtgggcaaggccaatttccgattcgttatttgggtattccgattcattatcggagacttacaatcgcggaatggaaattagtggaagaaagactacaaaaacaccttagtagttggaaaggcaagTTGCTGTCCCTaggtggaagattggtactcattaattcggtactcacaaatatggtactgtatatgttatcatttttcatcctaccaaaaggaattctgcataaactcgattattatcgatccagattcttttggcaaggggacatcgagaaaaagaaatatcgactggttaagtggagtatagtttgtagtcccaaagaccaaggtgggcttggagttcatgatttGGCAGTCAAGAATTCGGCCCTATTGGGAAAATGGCTGTTTAAGCTCCTCACTGAGGATGGGACTTGGCAGACTATCCTTCGGCGAAAGTATATCGGTTCGAAGATATTATCCCAAATGGTTTGGAAACCaggggattctcacttctgggccgggctaatggcgacaaaaaatgATTTTTTTCGCCATGGCACTTTCACAATCAGAAATGGAGCACAAATacgtttctgggaagatgcttggcttgACAATGCACCCCTAAGTGAACAATATCCAGCTCTTTATAGGATTGCTCGTcgtcaaggtgataccattgctaccgtaatggctacctcacccccgaatgtgacgttcagacgggttttacttggacaaagacttGCGGCATGGAATACCTTAATTCAACAGCTCGGAGATATTCAATTATCGGACGAACcggacgaatttagatggaaccttcatgCCAATGGTGCTTTCTCTGTGAAATCTTTCTACAACGCGATCCTTCTTTCTGatctaccagttgataataataaaaagatttggaagatgaagataccattaaaaattaaattttttggatggtatcttcgtcgaggggtaatcctcaccaaagacaatcttgttaagcgtaaTTGGCATGGGAGTACTTGATGTGTTTTCTGTTATCAGGACGAAACAATCAAGcacttattcttccagtgccagttcgcgagatctatatggtcagtcattcaAGTAGCATCtaccctgtatcctccgactagtgttgccaatgtctttggtaattggcttcatggtgtcgattcaaggtttaagttgcttcttagggtgggggcgctagcagttatctgggcgcttttgctatgtagaaatgacaagatttttaatgatataaattgctctttgttgcaggtcatctacagatgtacaggtattctccgttcgtggttacctcttcagcgagtggagaaccgagacctgtttacggaggtctgtacacggttggaggctacggcgagggatactttttcccaacatgggtggcagcatagtctacggatagatgccccaccttcttcttaggcgttatatgtttcatcctgatatgtatctcgcctagtttttgTTTTTATCATTTTCAAACCTGAGACAACAtaaatggctgtgtgcatcctggttatgcagaggctggatgtaattgcttataaaagtaatgaaagcatcctttatcgaaaaaaacatAGTCATGATTTTAGTTTGGTGAATCGGAGTATCAATCTGCAAGTGGTATATTGATCATACAATTGACCAGCCGTGCAGGTGCACAGGCACTGGACACCGGTCCGAAGCTGGTTTGATCGAAGGGTACCATGTACATGTGGCTCGGCCCAGCCTGAACAATGACGGAAGCAGACATCTCGGGCACCCTTCCCATGGGATCCTCCTCGCCTTCCCCGTCTccaccgccggcgccgccgcagtCGTCCGCTCCTTCCCGTGGCGCCTCCAATGCCAGCCTGCGGTGGCAAATCCTCCGCCGCGCACTGCTCGCTCGCTCCGCCCCCTCCCGCGCATCAGGTCTTACCGATTCCATTTTTTTTTTTCTCACCACATCAATCAGCTGTTTATACTCGATTCGTTTAGTTTAGCGTCCTCCTCCGCTCGATCTGCCGCCATAGCGGGGTAGCGCATCTTGTCGTTTTATCTCTACTCCTCGTGTCATATCTCATATAAGACCTCGACAACTCATAGCACCGATATTTGTGGATCAGAAAGACTCTAGCTGGAACTCTTGATTTACAGTCTTGTTAATGTTAGGGACCATTGGCATTTACAGGCTGTACCGACTTGCATTTCACCAGATCGAGAGTATACATATGCAAAATGATTGCTGTAAACTCATTATGCTGTTCCAGCTATGGAGCCTATAAATACTCAAGTTGTAAAAGAAATTTATTCTCTCTCGCATCACCTATAGCATTCAATCAAACGTATCTCTCCTTTATTTTGTCAGATGCATCATCATGGTGTGACCATTTAACTGAAGAACATGATTGTACGGACTTGCGAATTTCTTTTGTACACACACCTTCATATATAGGATACACTGCCTTCTTCCTTGTTCCACATACATCCGTGTTCCACAATCACCTTGTCTCTTCCTTCCCAACATGGGGTGGGGAGAAAATATATGTACATGGAAGAGCGTGCGGAATGGGTGGCATCCAGAAATAAATCGTTCCCTACAAGAACGAAAATGGTACTTGTGGCTCCAACTTTAGATTAGTGAATGGCTAATAAAGGAAAGAAGAAGAATCGACTTTGCTTCGCTGGCTACAAAATCAAACCGCGCTTCCCTGAGGTACTCAGAAATAGGGTTACAAGTAATGCCAAGTTTGCAGTGCACTTCAAGCAAACCTGGTGCACCCAACATCAGAGCAAGCTGCTTCTAGTAAAATTTTGTAGACTATGAAAACGCTTGGTATGTATATGACCAAGTTTGTCGAGAAAGACCTCATGATTCCTCGAGAGAAAGCCTTCAGATTTCATTCAGGAGATGAGCAAACTTCGACCGATCTTCCATTGTGCCTTGCAATGTAGTGAGCACCACTTGCCATTCAGTACAAACAATAATTGGCTTCTTCGTCATAACTAAAACTAGTCCCCAACCAACCATGGCGCTGCTAAAATGGCATACAGATTGGGATCATCatagttttttttttcgaaatggggatcaCCATAAAATTGACCAGCCGTGGCAGGTGCACATCAGTCCCAAACTCCCAAAGCTTGATAAAACCATGTACGTGTGGCTCGGGCCAGCCTAAAGAATACGACCAGTTCCGCGTGTCGTATCAGTGCTTCCCATGGAAAAAGAAATGGAAGCAGACATCTCGGGCACCCTCCCCATGGGATCCTCCTTGCCTTACCGTCGCCAGCGCCGGCCACGGCGTAGTTGTCTGCTCCTGCTTATGGCGCCTCCAATGCCAGTCTGCGGTGGCAAATCCTCTGCCGCGCACTGCTCGTTCGCTCCTCGTACTCCCGATTCCTTTCCCTTTTCTCACGCCCACGGCAGCTTTTTATTCTCGAATCGTGTAGTTTAGTGTCCAGTTCTGTTCAATCTGCCGCCTTCAGCGATTGAAATTCCAAAAGACTAGATAACTGACGTGTGACACCTGGTACCACTGATATTTGTGGAGCAGGAAGAGTGTAGTTGGAACTCTTAATTTACTAATCTTGTATTTTAGCGGTACTTTGGTTGTTTATGCTCTACCGACTTGCATTTCACCAgatcgggatgctcatgttcagcGTATGCCTTTCCAGCTTTGAATTTTTTTGCCTCAAATTTTACATTCAAGCAAAATGGGTAACACAAAACTCACTGTGGCACATGCCATTTCCTTGTATAGCTGAGTACTTTCTGAAATAAATCTGTAGTGGAAGCCCAGAGTGTATGAACAGGAACCTAAGTTTGCACTCCTGGGGACTTGTACTGAGCAGGTGGTATTGTACATCTACTCTGCTAACTAAGTGAGCTAGGCACATTCCCCTTTTTCCTGAGTACTACTTGATTCAAAGAAATAAGTATCTTGATTTGGAGCATGAAGTCTTATTTGATTGAGATAAAAATGAGGTTCTTGCTTCAAAATTATGTACTATCATAACTATTATTGTGTATGAGCAATTATTCTGCTCACTGCTTAACCTTCGCAATAAACACTACCGTAAAATTGTGAATGCACACTTAGCTGGTCATACTTTTTTTGTAGATACCAAGATAATCATCCTTTTCATCTGTGCAACAACTGCTTAACTGATTTTTTAAGAGAACTGTAAGGGCTACAATATCAATAGGAAAACATATTCACATTTATGAGGTCTTGAGCCTGGGTGGTAGGGTTGTATCTCCACTTGCCCAACCAAGTTAGCTAGGCTAACTTCCTTGTCACTGTTTAACTCTTAGAAGACCATATTAGCTTCCTTTCATTCCAATGTCACTCTGGTGATTGGCATCCTGAAATGCAGCTTTTTTTTTCTGTCCATGTTTGCTTCTGTTTAACTTTTTTCGTTTATTTTTTGCAACtttaagtactccctccgattcaaattaattgactcaactttgcctAGATATGCACGTATGTAGAGTTAaagcacatctagatacatccgtatctagacaaagttgagtcaattaatttggatcggagggagtagctaAATTCTCTCCTAAATCTGTTACCTTTTAATGGTTTATATTTTATATTTCGTTTTACATGTATATTACATTAACTTTGTGTTTCCTGGTTAATTTGCGCAGACGGAACTACAAATGACCAGCAGAAGATAGGTGACACAAACAAAATTTCCAGAAAGGCATCGCGTGGCTTCAACCTGATTGAGTGTCATGTAGTGCCAGTTTCACAGTTACATAAATCACTAGGAAATTCCTTAAATGGAAATGGCGTGGAATGCCAAAAAGATGTCTATGTTCGCTATAAGCTGCCCTGTGGAGGTTCACCGGAACTTAATGTAATGTAAGCAGTCAACTATTTTACCCATAGTTCATACTAAACGCTATTTTTCTCCTGTTCTAATGGAAATATTGGTCTTCTAGTTCTTTTCTGATAAAATAGGGAACCATATTATTCTCTCCGTCCACTAAGGCTCACCAATTAGAATCTAGAAAGGTCGGCTACAATTCCTCAGGTTAATTTTTTTTTGCTTGTTTACAGGTACAGAAAAGACGATTCCGTTGAACTAAATGACATTGAAGCTTCCAACAGATACAATATTGACACTACTGGACTTGTATGTAAGTTTTGTTCGAGTTCATCTATTCTCTTTGTTATTACCACAGATTATGTAATTCTTACTGTTATCGGTTACTGCCTTGTCAAATTGATGAGTTTTCAAAATGTTGTTTGGAGTGTAAATGAACAGGCTTATACTTGTGTCAAAAGAGAATGTAAACATCCTTTCATAAGAATTTAAATATATGCAAAATGTGAACTGTTTAATCTTTTGTTCATTTTACATTCTTGCATTCCTCTCCGTTTTGGCCATGTTAGGAGTTTGAAGTCCCATGTACGCAGAAGTTTTGCCTGTTGCAGACTTGCAGTTTGAAACAACATTCTCATATTCGACCAATTTATTGAAGTTatttaatactccctctgttccatattCTTGTCGTggttttggttcaaatttgaagtaCCATCACGACAAGAATTATGGAACAGAGGGAGCAGGAGATTCACCCATATTCTAGTATTGATGCCCCTCTAAGATCTATAGTTTGTTCATCTATAGTAAACCACCTAACTGACTTAGCTTCCAGCCAGGTAATGAGTTTTTGCAACATCACATGCTGCATGAAATGCTCTTTGGTCAGCAATCACTTTAAGTTCCTGATATACATTTGAAAGCGACATACTGCTAATAAACAATTCTGAACTTACAACTTCTTTGTTGTTCTTCCAATGTGCTTCTTATGTGGTACTATTTGTCTTATGTCGAATAGAAACCAGCCTcagcttttattttatattttttattcACTGAAGGTTGTTGGCCGTCAGAAGAGGTCCTAGCCTTCTACTGTATCAACCATTCGGATATGTTCAGGTTTGTTGTTAGGTGTATTTACCCATGTGAACTTGGACCAATTTGTAAGCAGTACACTTACTTTTGCTGATTGGCGTAGCATCCTTGAGTAACTTGAGCTGCTCCTCATTaaaaaaaaacttgagctgctccTGTTACAGATAATTGAACAGGTGTTCAACTCAAGTACTGGATACTGGAGACATTTTGGTCTCTGTTTTACCTTTTGATAGTTTTGAGCTCTCACGAATTATATCTAGAATTAGGGGTGGAGCCAGACCCGGGCGTCTGCCCAGGCTAGTCCAGCAACTCTCCATTACGCATTAGTGTAATCATAGTGCTTAAGACTGATGTTCGCTGGGGCAAACGCCAGCCACCGCCGCTATCGTAAAGGCTCTGCTCACGCTCCATGAGTGCTCTGGCTCTGCCACTGTCTAGAATTGTTGGTTTAAATTTGTTCACACATACAAACATCTAGTAAGAGCAACTCCAACAGTAACCGAAAAATGAGCCGGAACCAAAAAATTCCGGTGAGTTTACGGGTTTAGGCCGAAATAGACCCAGAACGGAGCCCGAACTCAAGGCCTGGCCGGTAAACAGAGTTCGGGGGCCTGAGAAACTCGACGGCCGCCCCGTATTAAAACGGGCCGCagaggggagttcggtttccaaaccctactcccctccgccgctgccactcgctccgccgccaccagccACCTCTCCGACGAGGAATCCAGCGCGTTGAAGCGCCGCTTCGCCCAAGCTCCGCGACGCCATGGCTTCGTGTGGTAGCGGCGCACGGGGCGGCGCAGGCTTGGGCGGTGGGGACTCGCCGCCGTGGCCCCTCGTGTTCCGCACGGAACGGCGGAAGTTAAACCGGTcggagggcgcgcgcaagcgcaGCGCCCGCCGGTGGACGAACTGGGGGCTCCTCAGGCAAGCTCGCAAAGTACGGCAACAACGGCGGCGAGGGCTCCTCCTCCGGCGGTTCGAGCCGCCTCCCGCGCCTGCCCGTCTATGACAGctccgaggaggaggacgccgtcGTCGCGCGGGAGACTACGTCCATggctccgacgaggaggacgccGTGATCGCGCATGTGGCGGCGATCACGGAGGCGGAGGCCTGCGCTCGCTTCCGCCGGGAGGAGGCTGACGCCGTCCGCCAAGTGCGGGAGTACGAAGCAGCGCGTCGGGAGGAGCGCGTCCGCCGCGTCAAGCTCGAGATCGTCGAGCTTGACTCCGAGTAGGAGCTCCTCGCCGTCCTCCGCGTCGACGCCATCCTCCGCCTCGACGCTCAAGCTCCGCCACCACCGGCACCGCCGCGCGCTGAGGCCATCGGGCCTCATTTTACTCGGAATTAGCTCGCGCGGTTAGGGCTAGTACCTAATTTAGGTTTTTAGTATATATTATGTAAATTTTGATGCTTCATCGGAGCATCAAAGTACCATCTATATGTGTTCATCGATGAATTCTCCCGCGAGATTTCAATTGCGTTTTTTCAGTTCGTGTTTTACGATTTCTGTTCTGCGCGAGCTGCAAAATCATCCTAAGCCACTTTTTCGGGAGACTGAATACAGGTTTTTAAGttactgttagagatgctctaatgaaCCTTTGTTATCCCACAGTAGCTACCAACTACAAAGAAAATCATTATACTTAAGTGAAAATAATAGTCTTGTGCTTCTTTGACTAAATTCAATCTATGTAGTATATTTCTCAGATATTTTTCCCTTCAAATTCATGATAGGTCCAAAAGGGTGCTTGAACTTGGATCTGGTTATGGATTGGCTGGACTTGTTATTGCTGCCAGTGCAAATGCTAACGAGGTTGTCATTTCAGATGGAAACCCGCAAGTAGTTGGATGTATCCTTTCTAATCAGTTATACAAAAGCTGTTGCATAATTTCATACTCCTAGACAATATTGATTGAATATGAGCTACATACCACAAGTGTTCTTTTGTGATACGTTTTGTGAATATCACAACCCAATAGCTAATCAGATAAATTACTCTGAGATGTTACCTTTTTTTGCCTTTGTAAGCCATTAACCTTCAGATATTCAGAAGAACATATCCATCAATGCAGAAACTTTTGATCGGACAAAAGTTAAATCTATGACACTACATTGGGATCAAGAGCAACCTTCAGAGATGTTTAACTCTTTTGACATTATTGTTGCAAGTGACTGGTACGGATTGCTTACCACTTTATTGTTCTTGATCACAAACCAAGTGATCATCTATGAACCATTCATGCTAAGTATCATTTCATTGTGTCAGCAATATCCTCTTGTAGTGTGGCTGTAATATTGCTTAGGTGCAAATGTTGGAAGTACATTCCTTTGTGTGAAAAACAGTTTTGGAAGCTATATCTTAAAAGTATTGGCTGATTGCATTTTTTTTTGCTTCGATCGGATCAGCATTCTTTGATCCAGTCATAATGCAGAAATGGTTAAACTTGTATTTCCGCCCTCTCAAGAGATGATAGTAGTTTACAGTTTATAGAGCAAGCAGCTGCTGTACGTCAAGTCAGCACTAATATGTATGAACAACAGCTAGTTCTCAGTTTTACCATGGCTGACTTATTCGCAATACCCTTGTCCTGCAGTACATTTTTCAAGCAATTCCATCGAAGCCT
It includes:
- the LOC127296376 gene encoding calmodulin-lysine N-methyltransferase translates to MTEADISGTLPMGSSSPSPSPPPAPPQSSAPSRGASNASLRWQILRRALLARSAPSRASDGTTNDQQKIGDTNKISRKASRGFNLIECHVVPVSQLHKSLGNSLNGNGVECQKDVYVRYKLPCGGSPELNVMYRKDDSVELNDIEASNRYNIDTTGLVCCWPSEEVLAFYCINHSDMFRSKRVLELGSGYGLAGLVIAASANANEVVISDGNPQVVGYIQKNISINAETFDRTKVKSMTLHWDQEQPSEMFNSFDIIVASDCTFFKQFHRSLARVVRSLLKHSEASQAIFMSPKRGDSLNKFLEIIKEYGLGYELIENYDPTVWNLHKKYATGDDRSWPNYNEEHCYPLLVRITFGHFV